GCGCCTCGCGCCCGAGGGCTGGGTGCCCTTCATGCCCGAGCGGCTCAACAACGCCTGGGGAGACTTCCGCCAGCTGGAGCTCTTCACCCGGGCGCGCGACTACGACGAGCAGACGCAGCAACTGGAGAAGCTCTACGAGGAGAAGGGCGTGGACCTCTTCGTGGCCGCCTACACCCCGTACCAGGACGAGCGCGGGCGCAGCCTCAGCTACGCCGTCTGGCTCAAGGGCGTGGACGCCGTCCTTCCGCGCGCCGAGGTCATCTTCTTCATGGATCCGTCGCTCGGCCCGGAGGCCCCGCCGGTGGGCATCGCCCGGTGGGAGGAGGTGTCGCGGGTGGCCGGACAGCTGCTCGCGCCCGTGGAGGGGCTGTATCCCGAGCGCTACCGGGTGACGAGCTTCCCCACCCCGGAACAGCTCGCCCGGTGGCAGAACGACCCGGGCGACCTGTTCGACGAGGACGGGCCCTGAGCACGGGCCCGTCCCCCTACTTCGCCTTCGTGGCCGCCAGCTTCTTCTCCAGGGCCTCCACCATGCGCGGCGAGGCCTGCGCCCCGGAGAGCGTCTTCGCGTAGGCGATCGCCTCCTCCAGGGTGCGCACGGCCGCGTCCTTCTCACCCCGGGCGAGGTGGATGTCCGAGCGATCCGAGAGGACGCGCAACCGCCGGCTGCCCTGCACCTTCGCCAGGGCCCGGGTGCTCGCGGCCAGGGCCTCGTCCAGCCGTCCCAGCCGCCGGTAGAGGCTGGCCAGACGCGCGGGCGGGTTGTAGTCGTCCGGCAGGTCCTTCTCGCTCTGCTCGATGGCCGGCACCACCCGCATCGGGTCCCCCAGCAGCAGCGCGGCGCCGATGCGGTGCGAGTCGAACACCGTGCGCTGCTCGGGCGTCGGGGCCCGGGCCGCCTCGCCCTCGAGGAAGGTGAGCCACTGCTCGGCGAGTGCCTTCGCCCCGGCCTCGTCCTTCGCCTTCATCCGGGCCTGCACCAGCACGTCGTACACGCCCGAGCGGTCATCCCCCGGCATGACGATGTCCGGCGAGAGCGCCTCGCGCGACTTCGCCTCCAGCGAGTCCCTCAGCGCCTGGGCGTCCTGGGTGCCCTCCGGCACCTGCAACGCACACGAGAGCCCGAGCGCCGCGGCGTTGGCCCACGAGGCCGAGTGCGGCACCCTGGGAAGCTCCGCCAGGGCCGTCCGGGCACACGCCTCGTACCGGCTGGCGCCGTACTGGGCGATGAGGGTGGACTCCAGCGCGCGGCCACGGCGGGACCAGTCCGCCGGAGCCTCGGCCAGCGCCTGGACGAGCACGTCCGCCGACTCGGCGGCCTTGCCCTCACCATAGAGGGCATCGCCGCGCGCCAGCAGCGCCTCGGGACCCTGGGCGACGCCGCGGTACGCCCGCTCGCCGTCCTCGAAGAGCTTCTCCAGCTGCGGGACGGTGGCACTGCCCGCGAAGCGCACGAGGGCCTTCTCCTCCCTGGGGTCGATGATGAAGAGGGTGGGCCAGTTCTCTACCGGGTATTTCTCCTGGAACAGCGCGTTACCGGGAACATCCGTGTTGATCTCGAGCCAGACGAACCGTCCGGCGTGCCGCGCGAGCGCTTCATCCGTGAAGACGAAGGCACGCATCGAGCGGCACGTGTGTCACCACGGGGCCCAGGTATCAACGAAGAGGGGCAATCCCCTCGACTTCGCCTCCGACAGGGCACGCGAGTAGTCATCCTCGATGAACGGCAGGGGGGCCCTGGCATGCGAGGCCGCGGGCTCGGACACAGCCGAGGTCCGTGCGGCGGAGCAGGC
The sequence above is drawn from the Archangium gephyra genome and encodes:
- a CDS encoding tetratricopeptide repeat protein, producing MRAFVFTDEALARHAGRFVWLEINTDVPGNALFQEKYPVENWPTLFIIDPREEKALVRFAGSATVPQLEKLFEDGERAYRGVAQGPEALLARGDALYGEGKAAESADVLVQALAEAPADWSRRGRALESTLIAQYGASRYEACARTALAELPRVPHSASWANAAALGLSCALQVPEGTQDAQALRDSLEAKSREALSPDIVMPGDDRSGVYDVLVQARMKAKDEAGAKALAEQWLTFLEGEAARAPTPEQRTVFDSHRIGAALLLGDPMRVVPAIEQSEKDLPDDYNPPARLASLYRRLGRLDEALAASTRALAKVQGSRRLRVLSDRSDIHLARGEKDAAVRTLEEAIAYAKTLSGAQASPRMVEALEKKLAATKAK